AGTGTTAAATGAGTGATAAACGCATAGCTCTTGTTTTTTATTTAATAAAAAAAGCGACGAAATAACTTCGCCGCAGTTTTTACTATTCGAATTTTAAAGCGTCGCCATCGAATGCTTCGTCAGCAACTTTGATTGAGTCTGTTGGGCATCCTTCAAATGCATCCATCATGTCATCAACTAAAACGTCTGGAATTTCAACGATTCCTTGGTTATCATCTAGAGTAACGTATGCGATCCCTTCATCATCATAGTCATAGATATCAGGTGCAGCTGCGCCACAAGCGCCACATGCGATACAAGTGTCTTTATCAACGATTGTATATTTTGCCATTGTATTGACCTCCCAAATTATTCCCTGTTTTTGTTACAGATACTATTTTTGTAATGTACCTGTAAACATTTTAAAACGGTTTCCAAAACTTTTCAATATAATTGTACAAGGTTTTGAAAAAAACGAGAAATGATGAAATCCCAAATAAAATAAATAATGATTTTTCTATCTTTAAAATGGTTTGGTAATTGATACATATGATAAGCTAGAAGAAATAAAAACTATTTAGAAAAAATGCACAAATATT
This genomic interval from Gottfriedia acidiceleris contains the following:
- a CDS encoding ferredoxin yields the protein MAKYTIVDKDTCIACGACGAAAPDIYDYDDEGIAYVTLDDNQGIVEIPDVLVDDMMDAFEGCPTDSIKVADEAFDGDALKFE